Proteins encoded by one window of Vigna radiata var. radiata cultivar VC1973A chromosome 5, Vradiata_ver6, whole genome shotgun sequence:
- the LOC106759997 gene encoding probable beta-1,4-xylosyltransferase IRX9H isoform X1 encodes MVTWKVLVKANRRTLSPVARAGTATNVEVCSVASPLSKSSSSPHNWSPSVGLDYRAFVFGAFSPRSFRGFERSKPRGQLWRKVLFHFFICFMVGVSVGLIPLASVHMSMNLMPKHRAFSFEVISAMGNFQQLENAAINITPSVNEAVNFNASLYVTAKEPDLIDGVAYNMSNSQIREHSHVESQKLLIIVTPTYNHLFQAYYLHRLSQTLKLVSPPLLWIVVEMTSQSEETADILRSSGIMYRHLTCKTNITNPGHRSILQRNIVMAHIETHRLDGIVYFADDDNIYSVELFQRMREIRRFGTWTVARLSGDRSRIVLQGPICNGNRVIGWHTNESNGKSKRFHAEMSGFAFNSTILWDPKKWHRPTLESIRQLDSVKDSLRVSTLIEQLVEDESQMEGLMDNCSRIMVWHIDLESSYSSYPQKWIVKNNLDAIFQLPLV; translated from the exons ATGGTCACTTGGAAGGTCTTGGTCAAAGCCAACAG AAGAACTTTGTCGCCTGTTGCTAGGGCTGGAACTGCAACGAATGTTGAAGTCTGTTCAGTAGCTTCTCCGTTGTCTAAGTCGTCGTCAAGTCCTCATAACTGGTCACCTTCAGTTGGATTGGACTACCGTGCTTTTGTGTTTGGTGCTTTCTCCCCAAGGTCTTTCAGGGGTTTTGAGAGATCAAAACCCAGGGGCCAGCTCTGGAGGAAGGTACTATTCCATTTTTTCATCTGTTTCATGGTTGGTGTTTCTGTTGGACTCATTCCACTTGCATCAGTACACATGTCAATGAATCTCATGCCAAAACATCGAGCCTTCTCATTTGAGGTGATATCTGCAATGGGAAATTTCCAGCAGCTTGAAAATGCAGCGATAAATATAACACCATCAGTCAACGAGGCTGTGAATTTTAATGCTTCTTTGTATGTAACTGCGAAAGAACCAGATCTAATAGATGGCGTGGCATATAATATGTCAAATAGCCAAATCCGTGAACATTCACATGTGGAGTCTCAGAAGCTACTCATCATTGTGACTCCAACATACAATCATCTATTTCAAGCATATTACTTGCATCGCTTGTCACAAACATTAAAACTGGTCTCACCTCCCTTGTTGTGGATTGTTGTTGAGATGACTTCCCAATCTGAAGAAACTGCTGACATCTTAAGGAGTAGTGGGATTATGTACAGGCATCTCActtgtaaaacaaatataacaaaccCAGGCCATAGGAGCATTCTTCAAAGAAATATTGTAATGGCTCACATTGAAACTCATCGTCTTGATGGAATTGTTTACTTTGCAGATGATGATAACATCTATTCAGTGGAGCTCTTTCAGCGAATGAGAGAAATAAG GCGATTTGGAACATGGACTGTAGCAAGATTATCAGGGGATAGAAGTAGAATTGTCTTGCAAGGACCCATCTGTAATGGAAATCGAGTAATTGGATGGCATACGAATGAATCAAATGGGAAATCCAAAAGATTTCATGCTGAAATGTCGGGCTTTGCCTTCAATAGTACGATACTCTGGGATCCAAAGAAGTGGCATCGCCCTACTCTAGAATCTATCAGGCAACTTGACTCGGTCAAGGACAGTTTGAGG GTCAGCACATTGATTGAGCAGTTGGTTGAAGATGAAAGTCAAATGGAGGGCTTGATGGACAACTGCTCGAGAATTATGGTCTGGCATATCGATCTTGAATCATCTTATTCGTCCTATCCACAGAAATGGATTGTAAAGAACAACCTAGATGCCATTTTTCAGCTTCCACTTGTGTGA
- the LOC106759997 gene encoding probable beta-1,4-xylosyltransferase IRX9H isoform X4, translated as MVGVSVGLIPLASVHMSMNLMPKHRAFSFEVISAMGNFQQLENAAINITPSVNEAVNFNASLYVTAKEPDLIDGVAYNMSNSQIREHSHVESQKLLIIVTPTYNHLFQAYYLHRLSQTLKLVSPPLLWIVVEMTSQSEETADILRSSGIMYRHLTCKTNITNPGHRSILQRNIVMAHIETHRLDGIVYFADDDNIYSVELFQRMREIRRFGTWTVARLSGDRSRIVLQGPICNGNRVIGWHTNESNGKSKRFHAEMSGFAFNSTILWDPKKWHRPTLESIRQLDSVKDSLRVSTLIEQLVEDESQMEGLMDNCSRIMVWHIDLESSYSSYPQKWIVKNNLDAIFQLPLV; from the exons ATGGTTGGTGTTTCTGTTGGACTCATTCCACTTGCATCAGTACACATGTCAATGAATCTCATGCCAAAACATCGAGCCTTCTCATTTGAGGTGATATCTGCAATGGGAAATTTCCAGCAGCTTGAAAATGCAGCGATAAATATAACACCATCAGTCAACGAGGCTGTGAATTTTAATGCTTCTTTGTATGTAACTGCGAAAGAACCAGATCTAATAGATGGCGTGGCATATAATATGTCAAATAGCCAAATCCGTGAACATTCACATGTGGAGTCTCAGAAGCTACTCATCATTGTGACTCCAACATACAATCATCTATTTCAAGCATATTACTTGCATCGCTTGTCACAAACATTAAAACTGGTCTCACCTCCCTTGTTGTGGATTGTTGTTGAGATGACTTCCCAATCTGAAGAAACTGCTGACATCTTAAGGAGTAGTGGGATTATGTACAGGCATCTCActtgtaaaacaaatataacaaaccCAGGCCATAGGAGCATTCTTCAAAGAAATATTGTAATGGCTCACATTGAAACTCATCGTCTTGATGGAATTGTTTACTTTGCAGATGATGATAACATCTATTCAGTGGAGCTCTTTCAGCGAATGAGAGAAATAAG GCGATTTGGAACATGGACTGTAGCAAGATTATCAGGGGATAGAAGTAGAATTGTCTTGCAAGGACCCATCTGTAATGGAAATCGAGTAATTGGATGGCATACGAATGAATCAAATGGGAAATCCAAAAGATTTCATGCTGAAATGTCGGGCTTTGCCTTCAATAGTACGATACTCTGGGATCCAAAGAAGTGGCATCGCCCTACTCTAGAATCTATCAGGCAACTTGACTCGGTCAAGGACAGTTTGAGG GTCAGCACATTGATTGAGCAGTTGGTTGAAGATGAAAGTCAAATGGAGGGCTTGATGGACAACTGCTCGAGAATTATGGTCTGGCATATCGATCTTGAATCATCTTATTCGTCCTATCCACAGAAATGGATTGTAAAGAACAACCTAGATGCCATTTTTCAGCTTCCACTTGTGTGA
- the LOC106761551 gene encoding stress-response A/B barrel domain-containing protein HS1 yields the protein MAEAKKEVRLVILAKFKEDATPEKIEEAITEYAKLVDVIPAMNSFHWGKDESAKVNLHLHEGYTHIFESSFDSIEGVQEYEDHPDHAVFEKLLLSRTEKLLAFTYQPTIVNLQK from the exons ATGGCAGAAGCAAAGAAAGAAGTGAGACTGGTGATATTGGCAAAGTTCAAAGAAGATGCTACTCCTGAGAAGATTGAAGAAGCCATCACAGAATATGCAAAACTCGTGGATGTCATCCCAGCCATGAACTCATTCCATTG GGGAAAAGATGAAAGTGCGAAAGTTAACCTACATCTGCACGAAGGGTACACTCATATATTTGAATCAAGCTTTGACAGCATAGAAGGTGTTCAAGAGTACGAAGATCATCCCGACCATGCTGTGTTTGAAAAACTGCTTCTTTCCCGCACTGAGAAACTGCTTGCCTTTACCTATCAACCTACCATTGTTAACCTTCAAAAGTAA
- the LOC106759997 gene encoding probable beta-1,4-xylosyltransferase IRX9H isoform X2: MASIRRTLSPVARAGTATNVEVCSVASPLSKSSSSPHNWSPSVGLDYRAFVFGAFSPRSFRGFERSKPRGQLWRKVLFHFFICFMVGVSVGLIPLASVHMSMNLMPKHRAFSFEVISAMGNFQQLENAAINITPSVNEAVNFNASLYVTAKEPDLIDGVAYNMSNSQIREHSHVESQKLLIIVTPTYNHLFQAYYLHRLSQTLKLVSPPLLWIVVEMTSQSEETADILRSSGIMYRHLTCKTNITNPGHRSILQRNIVMAHIETHRLDGIVYFADDDNIYSVELFQRMREIRRFGTWTVARLSGDRSRIVLQGPICNGNRVIGWHTNESNGKSKRFHAEMSGFAFNSTILWDPKKWHRPTLESIRQLDSVKDSLRVSTLIEQLVEDESQMEGLMDNCSRIMVWHIDLESSYSSYPQKWIVKNNLDAIFQLPLV, translated from the exons ATGGCATCTATTAGAAGAACTTTGTCGCCTGTTGCTAGGGCTGGAACTGCAACGAATGTTGAAGTCTGTTCAGTAGCTTCTCCGTTGTCTAAGTCGTCGTCAAGTCCTCATAACTGGTCACCTTCAGTTGGATTGGACTACCGTGCTTTTGTGTTTGGTGCTTTCTCCCCAAGGTCTTTCAGGGGTTTTGAGAGATCAAAACCCAGGGGCCAGCTCTGGAGGAAGGTACTATTCCATTTTTTCATCTGTTTCATGGTTGGTGTTTCTGTTGGACTCATTCCACTTGCATCAGTACACATGTCAATGAATCTCATGCCAAAACATCGAGCCTTCTCATTTGAGGTGATATCTGCAATGGGAAATTTCCAGCAGCTTGAAAATGCAGCGATAAATATAACACCATCAGTCAACGAGGCTGTGAATTTTAATGCTTCTTTGTATGTAACTGCGAAAGAACCAGATCTAATAGATGGCGTGGCATATAATATGTCAAATAGCCAAATCCGTGAACATTCACATGTGGAGTCTCAGAAGCTACTCATCATTGTGACTCCAACATACAATCATCTATTTCAAGCATATTACTTGCATCGCTTGTCACAAACATTAAAACTGGTCTCACCTCCCTTGTTGTGGATTGTTGTTGAGATGACTTCCCAATCTGAAGAAACTGCTGACATCTTAAGGAGTAGTGGGATTATGTACAGGCATCTCActtgtaaaacaaatataacaaaccCAGGCCATAGGAGCATTCTTCAAAGAAATATTGTAATGGCTCACATTGAAACTCATCGTCTTGATGGAATTGTTTACTTTGCAGATGATGATAACATCTATTCAGTGGAGCTCTTTCAGCGAATGAGAGAAATAAG GCGATTTGGAACATGGACTGTAGCAAGATTATCAGGGGATAGAAGTAGAATTGTCTTGCAAGGACCCATCTGTAATGGAAATCGAGTAATTGGATGGCATACGAATGAATCAAATGGGAAATCCAAAAGATTTCATGCTGAAATGTCGGGCTTTGCCTTCAATAGTACGATACTCTGGGATCCAAAGAAGTGGCATCGCCCTACTCTAGAATCTATCAGGCAACTTGACTCGGTCAAGGACAGTTTGAGG GTCAGCACATTGATTGAGCAGTTGGTTGAAGATGAAAGTCAAATGGAGGGCTTGATGGACAACTGCTCGAGAATTATGGTCTGGCATATCGATCTTGAATCATCTTATTCGTCCTATCCACAGAAATGGATTGTAAAGAACAACCTAGATGCCATTTTTCAGCTTCCACTTGTGTGA
- the LOC106761445 gene encoding stress-response A/B barrel domain-containing protein HS1-like has protein sequence MEEAKGLVKHIVLAKFKDDVTPEKIEELINAFANLVNLVPPMKSFHWGKNVSAENLHQGFTHVFESTFESTEAIAEYVAHPTHVEFGKLLLSNLDKILVIDYKPTS, from the exons atggagGAAGCAAAGGGACTCGTGAAACACATAGTGCTTGCAAAGTTCAAGGACGATGTCACTCCCGAGAAGATTGAAGAACTCATCAATGCCTTTGCAAATCTAGTCAATCTTGTCCCACCCATGAAATCCTTCCATTG GGGCAAAAATGTGAGTGCTGAAAACCTGCATCAAGGCTTCACTCATGTGTTTGAATCAACCTTTGAGAGTACAGAAGCCATTGCAGAGTATGTAGCTCATCCTACTCATGTTGAGTTTGGAAAACTGTTACTTTCCAATCTGGACAAAATACTTGTGATTGACTACAAACCTACCAGTTAA
- the LOC106761384 gene encoding stress-response A/B barrel domain-containing protein HS1-like isoform X2, translated as MEEAKGVVKHLLLAKFKDDVTPEKIEELIKGYANLVNLIPPMKAFHWISEQDLCLFCTVGLMVLASMGEIAFFLYMLDGISFHDI; from the exons ATGGAGGAAGCAAAGGGAGTAGTGAAACACTTACTGCTCGCGAAGTTCAAGGACGACGTGACGCCAGAGAAGATTGAAGAGCTCATCAAGGGCTATGCCAACCTAGTCAATCTTATCCCACCCATGAAAGCATTCCATTG GATTTCAGAACAAGATCTTTGCCTTTTCTGCACTGTAGGGTTGATGGTATTAGCTTCCATGGGTGAAATTGCCTTTTTTCTGTACATGCTTGATGGTATTAGCTTCCATGATATCTAA
- the LOC106759997 gene encoding probable beta-1,4-xylosyltransferase IRX9H isoform X3, giving the protein MVTWKVLVKANRRTLSPVARAGTATNVEVCSVASPLSKSSSSPHNWSPSVGLDYRAFVFGAFSPRSFRGFERSKPRGQLWRKVLFHFFICFMVGVSVGLIPLASVHMSMNLMPKHRAFSFEVISAMGNFQQLENAAINITPSVNEAVNFNASLYVTAKEPDLIDGVAYNMSNSQIREHSHVESQKLLIIVTPTYNHLFQAYYLHRLSQTLKLVSPPLLWIVVEMTSQSEETADILRSSGIMYRHLTCKTNITNPGHRSILQRNIVMAHIETHRLDGIVYFADDDNIYSVELFQRMREIRRFGTWTVARLSGDRSRIVLQGPICNGNRVIGWHTNESNGKSKRFHAEMSGFAFNSTILWDPKKWHRPTLESIRQLDSVKDSLRADP; this is encoded by the exons ATGGTCACTTGGAAGGTCTTGGTCAAAGCCAACAG AAGAACTTTGTCGCCTGTTGCTAGGGCTGGAACTGCAACGAATGTTGAAGTCTGTTCAGTAGCTTCTCCGTTGTCTAAGTCGTCGTCAAGTCCTCATAACTGGTCACCTTCAGTTGGATTGGACTACCGTGCTTTTGTGTTTGGTGCTTTCTCCCCAAGGTCTTTCAGGGGTTTTGAGAGATCAAAACCCAGGGGCCAGCTCTGGAGGAAGGTACTATTCCATTTTTTCATCTGTTTCATGGTTGGTGTTTCTGTTGGACTCATTCCACTTGCATCAGTACACATGTCAATGAATCTCATGCCAAAACATCGAGCCTTCTCATTTGAGGTGATATCTGCAATGGGAAATTTCCAGCAGCTTGAAAATGCAGCGATAAATATAACACCATCAGTCAACGAGGCTGTGAATTTTAATGCTTCTTTGTATGTAACTGCGAAAGAACCAGATCTAATAGATGGCGTGGCATATAATATGTCAAATAGCCAAATCCGTGAACATTCACATGTGGAGTCTCAGAAGCTACTCATCATTGTGACTCCAACATACAATCATCTATTTCAAGCATATTACTTGCATCGCTTGTCACAAACATTAAAACTGGTCTCACCTCCCTTGTTGTGGATTGTTGTTGAGATGACTTCCCAATCTGAAGAAACTGCTGACATCTTAAGGAGTAGTGGGATTATGTACAGGCATCTCActtgtaaaacaaatataacaaaccCAGGCCATAGGAGCATTCTTCAAAGAAATATTGTAATGGCTCACATTGAAACTCATCGTCTTGATGGAATTGTTTACTTTGCAGATGATGATAACATCTATTCAGTGGAGCTCTTTCAGCGAATGAGAGAAATAAG GCGATTTGGAACATGGACTGTAGCAAGATTATCAGGGGATAGAAGTAGAATTGTCTTGCAAGGACCCATCTGTAATGGAAATCGAGTAATTGGATGGCATACGAATGAATCAAATGGGAAATCCAAAAGATTTCATGCTGAAATGTCGGGCTTTGCCTTCAATAGTACGATACTCTGGGATCCAAAGAAGTGGCATCGCCCTACTCTAGAATCTATCAGGCAACTTGACTCGGTCAAGGACAGTTTGAGG gCTGATCCATAA
- the LOC106761384 gene encoding stress-response A/B barrel domain-containing protein HS1-like isoform X1, whose protein sequence is MEEAKGVVKHLLLAKFKDDVTPEKIEELIKGYANLVNLIPPMKAFHWGKDVSTENLHQGFTHVFESTFESTEGVAEYVAHPAHVEFANWFLSSAEKVVVIDYKPTS, encoded by the exons ATGGAGGAAGCAAAGGGAGTAGTGAAACACTTACTGCTCGCGAAGTTCAAGGACGACGTGACGCCAGAGAAGATTGAAGAGCTCATCAAGGGCTATGCCAACCTAGTCAATCTTATCCCACCCATGAAAGCATTCCATTG GGGCAAAGATGTAAGTACTGAAAACCTGCATCAAGGCTTCACTCATGTGTTTGAATCAACCTTTGAGAGTACAGAGGGCGTTGCAGAGTATGTAGCTCATCCTGCTCATGTTGAATTTGCAAATTGGTTCCTTTCCTCTGCAGAGAAAGTGGTTGTGATTGACTATAAGCCTACCAGTTAA